A genomic region of Colletes latitarsis isolate SP2378_abdomen chromosome 7, iyColLati1, whole genome shotgun sequence contains the following coding sequences:
- the LOC143343531 gene encoding uncharacterized protein LOC143343531 isoform X1, with translation MALTIALPLSGLEPEQFSALWARLLSEQGLRSLTGYAPISPSTGSESSGISSLVPSIEFMTPEITPASSRPSTPTEDTSKKQEKLNLQVRVYHNERDILNLGANIREPLWQMRVPRMPRYDVKNFMENQSVYYRLSEYGLTMEYPTTHCKDCGFTEPSTYLF, from the exons ATGGCATTGACGATAGCGTTACCgctctctggtttggagcccgaacAGTTTTCCGCGTTGTGGGCGAGACTTCTCTCCGAGCAAGGTTTGAGATCTTTGACGGGCTACGCGCCGATTTCACCAAGTACGGGCAGTGAATCGAGCGGAATTAGCAGCCTAGTGCCTTCCATAGAATTCATGACACCGGAAATAACGCCAGCATCTTCCAGACCGAGCACACCCACCGAAGATACGTCCAAGAAACAAGAGAAG CTGAACCTACAGGTCCGTGTTTATCACAACGAACGCGACATATTGAACTTGGGAGCAAACATCAGAGAACCGTTGTGGCAAATGAGAGTACCGAGGATGCCACGCTACGATGTCAAGAACTTCATGGAGAATCAATCAGTCTACTATCGTCTGAGCGAATACGGATTAACCATGGAATACCCCACG ACGCATTGCAAAGACTGTGGCTTCACTGAACCGTCGACGTACCTGTTTTAA
- the LOC143343531 gene encoding uncharacterized protein LOC143343531 isoform X2, with translation MALTIALPLSGLEPEQFSALWARLLSEQGLRSLTGYAPISPSTGSESSGISSLVPSIEFMTPEITPASSRPSTPTEDTSKKQEKVRVYHNERDILNLGANIREPLWQMRVPRMPRYDVKNFMENQSVYYRLSEYGLTMEYPTTHCKDCGFTEPSTYLF, from the exons ATGGCATTGACGATAGCGTTACCgctctctggtttggagcccgaacAGTTTTCCGCGTTGTGGGCGAGACTTCTCTCCGAGCAAGGTTTGAGATCTTTGACGGGCTACGCGCCGATTTCACCAAGTACGGGCAGTGAATCGAGCGGAATTAGCAGCCTAGTGCCTTCCATAGAATTCATGACACCGGAAATAACGCCAGCATCTTCCAGACCGAGCACACCCACCGAAGATACGTCCAAGAAACAAGAGAAG GTCCGTGTTTATCACAACGAACGCGACATATTGAACTTGGGAGCAAACATCAGAGAACCGTTGTGGCAAATGAGAGTACCGAGGATGCCACGCTACGATGTCAAGAACTTCATGGAGAATCAATCAGTCTACTATCGTCTGAGCGAATACGGATTAACCATGGAATACCCCACG ACGCATTGCAAAGACTGTGGCTTCACTGAACCGTCGACGTACCTGTTTTAA